In Candidatus Hydrogenedentota bacterium, the following proteins share a genomic window:
- a CDS encoding ssDNA-binding domain-containing protein translates to MGTTTPFYTRQEKVRQAKDVLNEHLNALAEQMRQGKSSELLRYLEFAAQFHQYSFRNVLLILAQKPNATRVAGLRHWNQLGRHVKPGEKGIMILAPMAVKKRRQTQESESDEDQEDHTITLFKVVYVFDVSQTEGELLPSLLHASGAAASLYPALQAAVRRTGTVLDLVEHVPGSASAHGASFGERIAVLNGLEDAEGFRTLAHEFAHEKLHWQGQKESKIVRETEADATAFVVCRHFGVHADTADYLLLYDATPEVLLTRMETIRDTAAAIIAAIEQEIGMLSGDPDNV, encoded by the coding sequence GTGGGTACCACTACGCCGTTTTATACGCGCCAAGAGAAGGTGCGTCAGGCAAAGGATGTTCTCAATGAACACTTGAACGCGCTTGCGGAGCAAATGCGCCAGGGCAAGTCCAGCGAACTGCTCCGCTACCTCGAATTCGCCGCCCAGTTCCATCAGTACTCGTTTCGCAATGTTCTTTTGATCCTTGCACAAAAGCCCAACGCTACCCGTGTCGCGGGCCTGCGCCATTGGAACCAGTTGGGCCGTCACGTAAAGCCAGGCGAGAAAGGGATCATGATTCTCGCTCCGATGGCCGTTAAAAAGCGCCGTCAAACACAAGAATCCGAATCAGACGAGGACCAGGAAGACCACACGATCACTTTGTTCAAGGTGGTTTACGTCTTCGACGTTTCTCAAACTGAAGGCGAGCTGCTGCCCTCGTTGCTGCACGCTTCCGGGGCCGCCGCTTCGCTCTACCCCGCCCTTCAGGCGGCTGTCCGCCGCACCGGCACTGTCTTGGACTTGGTTGAACACGTCCCAGGTAGCGCCAGCGCCCACGGCGCATCCTTCGGCGAACGCATTGCGGTCCTCAACGGCCTTGAAGACGCCGAAGGCTTCCGCACCTTGGCGCATGAATTTGCCCATGAGAAGCTTCACTGGCAAGGCCAAAAGGAAAGCAAAATCGTGCGCGAGACCGAAGCGGACGCCACAGCGTTCGTCGTGTGCCGCCACTTCGGAGTTCATGCCGACACCGCCGATTACTTGCTTCTCTATGACGCCACGCCCGAAGTGCTTTTGACCCGAATGGAGACAATCCGCGACACGGCGGCTGCGATCATCGCGGCCATCGAGCAGGAAATTGGGATGCTGTCCGGTGATCCCGACAACGTTTGA
- a CDS encoding toprim domain-containing protein has product MGTWVNYRKLRESLNFRDVLESYGVKVSYKGDQATAFCPLPGHEDKKSKSFSANIAKGIFQCFGCQAQGNVLEFCIRMEGFNLEDSREFRQGAVKVQERFARKEAARSVMVREEVTASSVTPEANVKRVVNAPLDFELKDLDGGHEYLKARGLSPETIEHFGIGYCNRGMMQGRIAIPLHDKAGRLIGYVGRLVDEDAVEDEHPKYLLPGKREKKGVVYEFAKGEFVFNGHRVNGPVRELVVVEGFFGAMWLHECGCENVVALMGSSCSEHQAAIISGLVAPDGCVYVMPDGDAAGEKCAVSVFEMVGTLRPVRWIRLESGEDPDSLNFEQVRRLLDDDGV; this is encoded by the coding sequence ATGGGAACGTGGGTGAACTACCGTAAGCTCCGAGAGAGCCTGAATTTTCGAGACGTGCTCGAATCCTACGGCGTTAAGGTCTCCTATAAGGGCGACCAGGCTACGGCATTTTGTCCGTTGCCTGGACACGAGGACAAGAAGTCAAAGTCGTTTTCGGCGAACATCGCGAAGGGCATCTTCCAGTGCTTCGGGTGTCAGGCACAAGGCAACGTCTTGGAATTCTGCATCCGCATGGAAGGGTTCAACCTGGAAGACAGCCGTGAGTTTCGCCAGGGCGCTGTCAAGGTGCAAGAGCGTTTTGCTCGCAAAGAGGCCGCGCGATCGGTGATGGTTCGGGAAGAGGTGACTGCATCGAGTGTGACGCCAGAGGCGAACGTCAAGCGCGTGGTGAACGCACCGCTTGATTTCGAGCTCAAGGACCTCGATGGAGGTCACGAATACTTGAAAGCTCGTGGCCTGAGTCCGGAGACGATCGAACACTTCGGAATCGGGTACTGTAACCGGGGCATGATGCAGGGCCGGATTGCAATTCCGTTGCACGACAAAGCTGGGCGACTCATCGGATACGTTGGTCGCCTGGTCGATGAAGATGCTGTCGAAGATGAGCATCCGAAGTACTTGCTACCCGGTAAACGGGAAAAGAAAGGCGTTGTCTACGAGTTCGCGAAAGGAGAGTTCGTTTTCAACGGCCACCGCGTTAATGGCCCGGTCCGGGAGCTGGTCGTCGTCGAAGGGTTCTTTGGCGCGATGTGGCTGCATGAGTGCGGCTGTGAGAACGTCGTCGCTCTGATGGGTTCAAGTTGTAGTGAACATCAGGCGGCAATAATCAGTGGCCTTGTGGCACCGGATGGGTGCGTATACGTGATGCCAGATGGTGACGCGGCAGGCGAGAAGTGCGCCGTGAGCGTCTTCGAGATGGTAGGGACATTACGCCCGGTCCGCTGGATACGTTTGGAGTCCGGAGAGGACCCCGACAGTTTGAACTTTGAACAAGTGCGCCGACTTCTCGACGATGACGGCGTATAA
- a CDS encoding replication-relaxation family protein, with protein sequence MASNLLKLGRVVGTNRTLAISELIRRDSHTHVVGATRTGKSKFIESLVCQDIRNHRGLCLIDPHGTLAQNVLAYVSRRIIPPKNFYYVAPHRDDWTCIYNPLNRQPEDNAFLIEALKHAVLKCWGQSSSLDTPLIDQWLKICIQTGVTLGLTLPDLAMLLEPGVERNLQRRAIIEKLPETETGIRAKWDQLSQLAEKRPVEFEMMVGGVARRLSKFVDNPRLSRMYGVPGVSLDLAGLMDDGGVLIVDLSSKGRFYDEDAQLFGTLLLTDFFAQMFARKRPERGFCLYIDEFQKFATKDIADMLDQSLKFGLQLCLAHQRPGQLQNSDKQEDRDIYSAVMTNAQNKIVFGGIDPQELEPLARLLSINTFDPYKVKKEITTKSVIDYQVQYWKAHSRSHTTGCSSSFGSSSGHGSSSASASVSSSGATYDPNTGLFSPQRLFTSESMAWQSAYGTSASYGESFSDTESDSDTEGVTEFPVLVPVLGEQLTSIYYETPEEQLLQTMAILYDQQQRQAMVKLLGQKEPLPIQTPFVETPKATAQQLQRQLELSYKPTPWFLPVEDATALVEQRQRAFLALGEPVHKPIQVTDATIKDPSPMASLSPKPISIKVRDVLLSDRDFAILKDVFENRFISIKHAAALHWPDGTAGEAAAKRRLAKLAETNLLKRQEVNVESCKVIYRLTKDCVDLLAEHNLIPAIIRADWDGKMKSRYTDPIAPSHLTHELKLYDLKVLLESAINAHPNLRAVEFGVWPLPYVFEVSYKGKTSAQKPDGFLHVREHPSPGQAPVSHYFYIEFDHRGSEKLDIILQKTEKYQLYLKNGFGHRIGKPDAPKADRSFRVLFVVDTADSDTRRDNICAKLAGARIGTLAHVTTFKDLVAKPLGAVWLTPKDYEDWHAVGKHGPAPTRALFGNVSTPADSSDDFAAVLE encoded by the coding sequence ATGGCCAGTAACTTGCTCAAACTCGGGCGCGTTGTTGGAACGAACCGAACACTTGCCATCTCCGAGCTAATACGCAGAGACTCCCACACGCATGTTGTCGGTGCGACTCGGACCGGTAAATCGAAGTTCATCGAGTCCTTGGTCTGCCAAGACATTCGCAATCACCGGGGTCTCTGCCTCATCGACCCCCACGGCACCTTGGCCCAAAATGTCTTGGCTTATGTCAGCCGTAGGATAATTCCACCCAAGAATTTTTACTACGTCGCTCCTCACAGAGACGATTGGACCTGCATCTACAATCCGTTGAACCGCCAACCGGAGGACAACGCCTTTCTCATTGAGGCACTCAAACACGCGGTTCTCAAATGCTGGGGGCAAAGCTCATCGCTTGATACGCCGCTCATTGACCAGTGGCTCAAGATTTGCATCCAAACCGGCGTTACCTTGGGCCTGACATTGCCCGACTTAGCCATGCTTTTGGAGCCAGGCGTCGAACGCAATCTACAACGCCGAGCCATCATCGAGAAACTGCCTGAAACGGAAACAGGCATACGGGCCAAGTGGGACCAACTGTCCCAACTTGCGGAGAAAAGACCGGTCGAATTTGAAATGATGGTGGGCGGCGTTGCCCGTCGCCTCTCCAAATTTGTCGACAACCCCCGCCTAAGTCGCATGTATGGTGTTCCTGGCGTATCCCTCGATCTGGCCGGCCTCATGGACGACGGTGGCGTCCTTATCGTTGACCTTTCCTCTAAGGGGCGCTTCTACGATGAAGACGCCCAGCTTTTCGGAACGCTTTTGTTGACCGACTTCTTTGCCCAAATGTTTGCTCGAAAACGGCCCGAACGCGGTTTCTGCCTCTACATCGATGAGTTTCAGAAATTCGCGACCAAAGACATTGCCGATATGCTCGACCAGTCCCTCAAATTTGGGCTTCAACTTTGCCTTGCTCACCAACGCCCAGGGCAACTGCAAAACAGCGACAAGCAAGAGGACCGCGACATCTATTCGGCGGTAATGACCAACGCTCAGAACAAAATCGTTTTCGGAGGCATCGACCCGCAAGAACTCGAGCCGCTGGCCCGCTTGCTTTCGATAAACACTTTTGACCCTTACAAGGTGAAGAAGGAAATCACGACTAAGAGTGTCATCGATTACCAAGTTCAATACTGGAAGGCCCACTCGCGAAGTCACACAACCGGGTGTTCAAGCAGCTTCGGAAGTAGCAGCGGCCACGGGTCCAGCAGCGCAAGCGCTTCGGTCTCCAGCAGTGGTGCAACATACGACCCCAACACAGGGCTCTTTTCCCCGCAGCGTCTTTTCACTTCCGAAAGTATGGCTTGGCAGAGTGCCTATGGTACGAGCGCTTCTTACGGCGAATCGTTCTCTGATACCGAAAGCGACAGTGACACCGAGGGCGTAACGGAATTCCCTGTGCTTGTTCCCGTTCTGGGCGAGCAGCTCACGTCCATCTATTACGAGACACCGGAAGAACAACTCCTCCAAACCATGGCCATCCTCTACGACCAGCAACAGCGCCAAGCTATGGTCAAGCTACTGGGCCAGAAAGAGCCGTTACCTATCCAAACACCCTTTGTCGAAACGCCCAAGGCCACGGCGCAACAGCTTCAACGACAATTAGAACTTTCCTACAAGCCTACGCCCTGGTTTCTTCCCGTCGAGGACGCGACGGCCCTTGTAGAGCAGCGCCAACGCGCATTTCTGGCTCTCGGAGAACCTGTCCACAAGCCAATTCAGGTGACGGATGCTACAATAAAAGACCCATCTCCTATGGCGTCTTTATCCCCCAAACCAATCTCCATCAAGGTGCGCGACGTTCTGCTTTCAGACCGCGACTTTGCGATTCTCAAAGACGTTTTCGAGAACCGCTTCATTTCTATCAAGCATGCGGCCGCTTTGCACTGGCCCGATGGAACGGCCGGCGAAGCCGCCGCGAAACGGCGCTTGGCGAAGCTTGCAGAAACAAACCTACTGAAGCGCCAGGAGGTGAACGTCGAGAGCTGCAAAGTCATCTACCGCCTTACGAAAGACTGTGTTGATTTGCTCGCCGAGCACAATCTCATTCCCGCCATCATTCGCGCCGATTGGGACGGCAAAATGAAAAGCCGATACACCGACCCCATTGCTCCCAGCCACCTCACTCACGAGCTCAAGCTTTACGACCTCAAGGTTCTTCTCGAATCCGCCATCAATGCCCACCCGAACTTGCGAGCAGTTGAATTCGGAGTCTGGCCGCTCCCCTATGTCTTTGAGGTCTCATACAAAGGCAAAACCTCTGCTCAAAAGCCAGACGGATTTCTGCATGTTCGAGAACATCCTTCGCCTGGCCAAGCCCCGGTGAGTCATTACTTCTACATCGAGTTTGACCATCGAGGAAGCGAGAAACTCGACATCATCTTGCAGAAAACCGAGAAGTATCAGCTCTACCTCAAGAATGGCTTCGGCCATCGTATTGGCAAGCCAGATGCACCCAAGGCCGACAGGTCGTTTCGAGTGCTCTTCGTCGTCGATACCGCCGATAGCGACACGCGCCGAGACAACATCTGCGCCAAACTCGCGGGCGCTCGAATAGGCACCCTTGCCCACGTCACCACGTTCAAAGACCTGGTTGCGAAACCGCTGGGCGCTGTATGGCTTACACCCAAGGATTACGAAGACTGGCACGCCGTTGGAAAGCACGGACCAGCGCCCACGAGGGCGCTCTTTGGCAATGTATCCACACCAGCAGACTCTTCCGATGATTTCGCCGCCGTGCTAGAATGA
- a CDS encoding ParB/RepB/Spo0J family partition protein gives MATANQPKFSSRMEAVRRSLQSGDVETLPPTEGEQQELDLSQIEPDPNQPRKNLGDIAELASSIKQHGLINPIVVRPTGRNRYMIIAGERRYHAHKRAGIRTIKCIIRTPDDQSRIELQLVENLHRKNLDPFEEAEGFSRLKTNHNYTDAQLAERMSRSRSTVTETLGLLRIPSEVQAKCRGTDISREALLHISKQKTPEEMLTILHDAQNGVPYKERRERARTGKPRDNSSPKKPKTTHTVEEEKMVVVLQSLNSTTTKERRIAALKSALKAEQSS, from the coding sequence ATGGCAACAGCAAATCAACCAAAATTCTCAAGCCGTATGGAGGCAGTTCGACGGAGCCTACAAAGTGGCGACGTTGAAACATTGCCACCAACGGAAGGCGAACAACAAGAGCTCGATCTTTCGCAAATCGAGCCAGACCCGAACCAGCCTCGAAAGAACCTGGGCGACATTGCCGAGCTTGCTTCAAGCATCAAGCAACACGGTCTTATCAACCCGATTGTGGTTCGCCCGACTGGCCGAAACCGGTACATGATTATTGCCGGAGAACGACGCTACCACGCCCATAAGCGAGCAGGCATCCGGACCATAAAATGCATTATCCGAACACCGGATGACCAAAGTCGCATCGAATTACAGTTGGTCGAAAATCTTCACCGCAAGAATCTTGACCCCTTCGAGGAGGCCGAAGGGTTCTCACGTCTCAAAACGAATCACAACTATACGGACGCCCAGCTTGCGGAACGAATGTCCCGCTCCCGGTCTACCGTTACGGAAACCCTGGGTCTGCTCCGAATCCCATCCGAGGTCCAGGCGAAATGTCGGGGCACCGACATCTCGCGTGAAGCTCTTTTGCACATCTCAAAACAGAAGACCCCCGAAGAGATGCTGACCATCCTTCACGACGCTCAAAACGGTGTTCCTTACAAGGAACGTCGAGAGCGAGCACGCACGGGCAAACCTCGTGACAACTCATCCCCTAAAAAACCGAAGACGACTCACACCGTCGAAGAAGAAAAGATGGTCGTGGTTCTTCAGTCCCTCAATTCCACCACGACCAAGGAGCGCCGAATAGCCGCCCTCAAATCCGCCTTGAAGGCGGAACAGTCCAGTTAG
- a CDS encoding ParA family protein gives MRVITIVNAKGGCGKSTIAMNFAAALAREGNRVLLADLDPQAQLTARLQAGDGVQWQGTVIAALNGAQTLEDIIQPTPIDNLSFLPTAEGLEHLGYKLEHRRGYEADFARLLALLENPAFDYVVTDSPNQVSPIMRMAVYAADVLVVPFDGLEAVQRYPNFYKLLNEVRPRQDYEILHILNDISTESLRKLIVKRLSDDGISVDKPEIRHCGWLARHSEHISSVFEYRPSSKGAKDMMALKKQVLLRLRRLAA, from the coding sequence ATGAGAGTAATCACAATCGTTAACGCCAAAGGCGGATGTGGCAAGAGCACCATCGCGATGAATTTCGCTGCTGCTCTTGCCCGTGAAGGCAACCGCGTTCTACTGGCAGATTTGGACCCACAAGCCCAGTTGACCGCACGGCTTCAGGCTGGCGACGGCGTCCAGTGGCAAGGAACGGTCATTGCCGCACTGAACGGAGCACAGACCCTCGAAGACATTATTCAACCGACGCCCATCGATAACCTTTCGTTCCTTCCCACGGCGGAAGGACTTGAGCACCTTGGCTATAAACTTGAGCACCGCCGCGGCTATGAGGCCGACTTTGCTCGTTTGCTTGCCCTACTTGAGAATCCGGCCTTCGATTACGTTGTTACCGACAGCCCAAACCAAGTGTCACCAATCATGCGAATGGCCGTCTATGCGGCCGACGTGCTCGTAGTTCCCTTTGACGGCTTGGAAGCGGTTCAACGCTACCCCAATTTTTACAAACTCCTGAATGAAGTCCGGCCACGCCAGGACTATGAGATTCTCCACATCCTTAACGACATCTCCACCGAGTCACTCCGAAAGCTCATTGTGAAGCGTCTTTCAGATGATGGTATCTCCGTTGATAAGCCCGAGATTCGCCACTGTGGCTGGCTTGCCCGCCACTCGGAGCACATAAGTTCCGTTTTTGAGTACCGGCCATCCTCGAAGGGTGCCAAAGACATGATGGCCCTTAAGAAGCAGGTTCTCCTTCGACTACGGAGGCTAGCAGCGTAA
- a CDS encoding tyrosine-type recombinase/integrase → MKKTPKSPSTAIARRKPTMLTAEQFHRLADVPAAVEWLENITNPRTRRAYEKHVTEFSRFVGVKRPDDFRTVTRAHVIAWRKLLEHEGNSAATIRAKLSALSSLFEYLCERNSVESNPVKGVKRPTEGTNEGKTPAISDGQARLLLNAPDAATLKGKRDRAIISTFLFHAMRREELCRLKVRDLHNRRGVMTFRIHGKRDKIRYVEAAPGTLELIHDYLEAVGHAEDKAGPLFRPVKNNSTGTLEKALSEPSVYRMLQDYAKKVGIDIDHFSPHALRATAATNALENGADIAEVQEWLGHTSIATTRLYDRRRRRPEDSPTFKIAY, encoded by the coding sequence ATGAAGAAAACACCAAAATCCCCCTCGACGGCCATCGCGCGGCGCAAGCCGACGATGCTGACCGCCGAACAGTTCCACCGCCTGGCCGACGTGCCGGCCGCGGTCGAGTGGCTGGAGAACATCACGAACCCCCGGACCCGGCGCGCCTACGAAAAGCACGTGACCGAGTTCAGCCGTTTCGTCGGCGTCAAACGCCCCGACGACTTCCGGACCGTGACGCGCGCCCACGTCATCGCCTGGCGTAAGCTCCTCGAGCACGAGGGCAACTCCGCCGCGACCATCCGCGCCAAGCTCTCCGCCCTCTCGTCGCTCTTCGAGTACCTCTGCGAACGCAATTCCGTTGAGAGCAATCCGGTCAAGGGCGTGAAGCGCCCCACCGAAGGCACCAACGAGGGCAAGACGCCCGCCATCTCCGATGGCCAGGCCCGATTACTCCTGAACGCCCCGGACGCCGCCACGCTCAAGGGTAAGCGCGATCGCGCCATCATCTCGACGTTTCTGTTTCACGCCATGCGCCGGGAGGAGCTTTGCAGACTCAAAGTCCGTGACCTGCACAACCGGCGCGGCGTGATGACCTTTCGCATCCACGGCAAGCGCGACAAGATTCGCTACGTCGAAGCCGCCCCCGGCACCTTGGAGCTCATCCACGACTACCTGGAGGCCGTGGGGCACGCCGAGGACAAGGCCGGTCCCCTCTTCCGCCCGGTAAAGAACAATTCCACGGGCACCCTGGAGAAGGCCCTCTCGGAGCCTTCCGTCTACCGGATGCTCCAAGACTACGCGAAGAAGGTGGGAATCGACATCGATCACTTCAGCCCCCACGCTCTCCGGGCCACTGCGGCCACGAACGCCTTGGAAAACGGAGCCGACATTGCGGAAGTCCAAGAATGGCTTGGACACACAAGCATTGCGACGACCCGGCTCTATGACCGACGCCGCAGACGGCCCGAAGACAGCCCGACGTTTAAAATCGCCTACTGA
- the cadA gene encoding cadmium-translocating P-type ATPase gives MQDYAFKIRGMDCAEEVAILKRELGPGFGEENLRFDVMNGKLIVASEDGGTTRDKVVELVRKTGMEAIPWDKHVSQAKNGDSFWARRGRTILTVLSGVCIFLGFVWHSTQHGILDALTGGEAEIHQFPLSVIILYVVGIVSGGWFIFPKAWYAARRLRPDMNLLMTVAVIGAVTIGEWFEAAVVTVLFGIALLLESWSVGRARRAISALMDLSPPTAMCVTQTGNTEQKPVAEVDIGSHVMVRPGERVPLDGVVTKGSTTVNQAPITGESKPVPKEVGDEVFAGSINEEGAFEFRTTKAPADTTIARIIRMVEEAQSRRAPSEQWVEWFARYYTPLMMGLSVLVMIVPPIVFGGAWGTWFYQGLVLLVIACPCALVISTPVSIVAGLSSAARAGVLIKGGIFLEAPARLRAIAMDKTGTLTRGQPEVQMVVPLSGHSAHELLERAAALESQSEHPLARAILRQADAAGVHFAPAEQFQAIKGKGAQGYINGRLYWIGSHRFLHELGEEEDRVHEEAQRLEDAGHSVIVVGNDTHVCGLISVADAVRPEAKDIVLALKDAGIQRVVMLTGDNNGTAEAIAGEVGVDDAEAELLPEDKVEAVQRLVTAFGSVAMVGDGINDAPALAAASVGIAMGAAGTDAALETADIALMSDDLSKLPWLIEHSKRTLRIIRQNIIFALGLKAVFILLSLAGMATLWMAIAADMGASLLVIFNGLRLLRSHFDIYA, from the coding sequence ATGCAAGATTATGCATTCAAAATCCGCGGAATGGATTGCGCCGAAGAGGTGGCGATCCTGAAACGGGAACTCGGCCCCGGTTTCGGGGAAGAGAACCTTCGGTTCGACGTGATGAACGGCAAGCTCATCGTGGCGTCCGAGGACGGTGGCACGACGCGGGATAAGGTTGTCGAACTGGTGCGGAAGACCGGGATGGAGGCGATTCCGTGGGACAAGCACGTATCCCAAGCCAAGAATGGAGACAGTTTCTGGGCCCGGCGTGGCCGAACGATCCTGACGGTCCTGAGCGGCGTTTGCATTTTCCTGGGATTCGTATGGCACTCGACGCAGCACGGAATCTTGGATGCGCTCACGGGCGGCGAGGCGGAAATACACCAGTTTCCTTTGTCTGTCATTATCTTGTACGTCGTCGGCATCGTCAGTGGCGGCTGGTTCATCTTCCCGAAAGCCTGGTACGCGGCGCGGCGCCTCCGTCCGGATATGAACCTGCTCATGACGGTCGCCGTCATAGGGGCAGTTACCATTGGAGAATGGTTTGAAGCGGCGGTAGTTACGGTCCTGTTCGGGATCGCCTTGCTGCTGGAGTCCTGGAGCGTCGGTCGAGCACGACGAGCGATATCCGCGCTGATGGATCTGTCACCACCCACGGCGATGTGCGTTACCCAAACTGGCAACACCGAACAGAAACCGGTTGCGGAGGTGGACATTGGCTCCCACGTAATGGTCAGACCCGGAGAGAGAGTGCCGTTAGACGGGGTAGTGACAAAGGGTTCAACAACGGTGAACCAGGCCCCCATCACCGGCGAGTCCAAGCCCGTCCCCAAAGAAGTTGGCGATGAAGTCTTCGCCGGAAGCATTAATGAAGAAGGAGCCTTTGAATTTCGAACGACGAAGGCACCCGCGGATACCACCATCGCGCGAATCATTAGAATGGTAGAGGAGGCACAGTCGCGCCGCGCCCCGAGCGAGCAGTGGGTTGAGTGGTTTGCACGGTATTACACACCCCTTATGATGGGGCTGTCGGTGCTGGTCATGATCGTGCCCCCCATTGTGTTCGGGGGAGCATGGGGAACTTGGTTCTACCAAGGCCTCGTCTTACTTGTTATAGCATGTCCATGCGCACTGGTTATTTCGACGCCCGTCAGCATTGTCGCGGGCCTAAGCTCCGCCGCCCGCGCCGGCGTTCTCATAAAAGGCGGAATATTCCTCGAAGCACCCGCCCGACTAAGAGCCATTGCCATGGACAAGACTGGGACCCTGACGCGCGGCCAACCTGAAGTGCAGATGGTCGTACCTTTGAGTGGTCACTCCGCTCATGAACTCCTTGAGCGTGCCGCTGCGCTGGAATCCCAAAGTGAGCATCCGTTGGCAAGGGCCATTCTGCGCCAGGCAGATGCGGCTGGCGTCCACTTTGCGCCAGCAGAGCAGTTTCAAGCCATCAAGGGTAAAGGCGCGCAAGGGTACATAAACGGCCGCCTCTATTGGATCGGAAGCCACCGCTTTCTTCACGAACTAGGTGAAGAAGAGGATCGAGTCCACGAAGAGGCACAACGCTTAGAAGATGCAGGCCACTCGGTTATTGTTGTCGGAAATGACACCCATGTTTGTGGTCTGATTAGCGTAGCAGACGCCGTTCGGCCCGAAGCGAAAGACATCGTTCTTGCGTTGAAGGATGCTGGCATACAAAGAGTGGTCATGCTCACCGGTGACAACAACGGTACCGCAGAAGCCATAGCCGGCGAGGTTGGCGTGGATGATGCGGAAGCCGAACTGCTTCCGGAGGACAAAGTGGAAGCCGTTCAAAGACTCGTAACGGCATTCGGTAGCGTAGCGATGGTTGGGGACGGCATAAACGATGCGCCCGCCCTTGCCGCGGCTAGCGTGGGTATCGCCATGGGCGCGGCCGGTACGGACGCGGCTTTAGAAACGGCGGATATTGCTCTCATGTCTGACGACCTCTCCAAACTACCCTGGCTAATAGAACACTCGAAGCGCACGCTTCGCATCATCCGGCAAAACATAATTTTCGCTCTTGGACTGAAAGCCGTCTTTATCCTCCTCTCGCTTGCGGGCATGGCCACCCTCTGGATGGCCATCGCGGCAGATATGGGAGCGTCACTCCTAGTAATTTTCAACGGCCTCCGACTCCTCCGCTCCCATTTCGATATTTACGCTTGA
- a CDS encoding STAS/SEC14 domain-containing protein, whose translation MILQCKDPVVYKAPSSVVMEVSISGKLTREDYEDFVATFERVLATQDKVRLLLLLDDFDGWTAGAVWENIKFDVKHFNDVDRIAMVGESKWEHAIAFFHKPFTRAKVRYFDRADEQAARTWISSP comes from the coding sequence ATGATACTACAATGCAAAGACCCTGTGGTTTATAAAGCACCGTCTTCCGTCGTTATGGAGGTCTCCATTTCAGGGAAGCTCACGCGCGAAGATTACGAGGATTTCGTGGCAACATTTGAACGCGTTCTCGCGACCCAAGACAAGGTTCGTCTCTTGTTGCTTCTCGATGATTTCGACGGCTGGACGGCCGGTGCAGTTTGGGAAAATATCAAGTTTGACGTCAAACACTTCAACGACGTCGATCGTATCGCCATGGTAGGCGAGTCCAAATGGGAGCACGCTATTGCATTCTTCCACAAACCATTTACCCGAGCGAAAGTCCGGTATTTCGATCGTGCGGACGAACAAGCCGCTCGAACGTGGATATCGTCGCCCTAA